GGTCaaccctatgttttcttgttattaaagccaggttagtgtctatatgaaacatatagtaaaaatgactgtggtctcacgccaatTTGAGCGCATCCAGCTTGCTCTTGCTTCTAAAATTGGCtaaagaccacagttatctgccccccccccacctgttgaccaagatccggatgttaatacagaaaaaagagtgcttgcgttcaagtatcaatattttattaaaattgaatgaaaaagaagcaaaaaatgttctttttgcagagaacttgactgaaatTGACACTCttttgcagaaattgatagttttcagtgtaaatattggaaaaagcatagcttgtggaagtctgaaaattagttgtttgtagccgattgactccttggcggaagggttatgtatttgaactcaattttgacagtcaggtcaatggtcaacatagtgttttcttgtgattatattttgtgtcttgaattgttctagagatgccatgtccttgtttttcaattgggatgtgtataaagtccaaagccaggttagtgtctatatgaaacatatagtaaaaataactgtggccTCACGCCAGTTAACCCGGTTTAGAATAATAGGCTAGTGTGGAGCTATAACGTTAACAATCGAAATGGTGTCGCCATTTTGTATTCTGTCTTATTCACTtgtgttttgcatgtaaccgGCCTACTCGAACAAACCAAACGTTGTTTTATGAACGAAGTAAGGGCACTGtttcaaataatgttgtttaacctttaataattgatatattcgGGATTTGCTATAAAGGGGCCAGTCTCTGTGTCATGTATATGTTAGTCACTATGTaagaaattatttataagtaataaaatcatttaGAAATTCCGTACAGTTCCAATCcaaagtacaaacatgtaaagtaCTGTATATTACACCAGTGTTAAcgatttaaagaaacattttcatCAATACTTTATATTATGCAAGAAAGATTTTCGGCatcttaaaatacataaaacataaatgtgacaAATGTATCCCCCATATCAAATTTCTCTCACGACCATCAGTCTCAAATTTAGtataatacagtcgaacctcgttatgccgactttttcgggacctagtgaaaaaagtcgagatgacgaaaagtcgactcatccgaattacaaaaaatatcaccaatcccaacacgtttGAGTTGGATTGTACGATGTTTACATCCGTAAACACTAatgtcgtgaaaacagcaaacatattattgaaaaataaagtgaaacaaaagattGTGTCAAATTTAATTCTTATACGTTTACGgttcacacaaaaaacatataaaaccacaattgcatacatttgtacattgtaagattttataccagtccttctctgaattggtcgaccagagcagtggtactaacatttgacattttgaagttattctttctgttcccattcgggattgatatctaaacaataaaatgttcatgttttatacaataccaaagagcttaagcaataaatgtctctttaattaaatacataaacaaacaattttaattattcgcacttaaccaattgcatttttgtatcctccaattatgacagtttgttatattgacacgcacgaatctacagttcgacataaagaacataggaaatgtgtgaaattcgaccactgggactgaaaaacgaggtcgacatagcgaaaaagtcgagataaaaaaatcgacacaaacagatttattttatatagaataagaaggaataaattcgggaccggaaaaaagtcgacataaccggaaagtcgacttatccgacgtcgacatagcgaggttcgactgtaaatGCACGCCACCTCTTCTGATGCAAACTGTGTGAGGGTCAACATCAATTTCCTCCGCCCAAAATCTACTCTTTGGGACACATGGCTTGTCGACCGCCGTCCACAGAGACGGTTTCCCCGGTGATGAAGGACGCGGCATCAGAGGCGAGGAAGGCGATCACGGACGCCACTTCCTCCGGCTGTCCCGGCCGACCCAGCGCGTGCGTCTCTTTCGAACGTTCAAGGAACTGAAATGCaagaacaaaattattatgaatTTATCAAGACCAGGTTTTTAAATTTGAGAAAACAATAAAGGAGGAAATTGGACGTATTCTTTTCTGCGaagtataaatttaaatgtagCAACTTCTCCCCATCTCCCAGCACCACGCATTAAGGAAAAGTCACAATGAAACAATGGGTTTAAAATTACCGGAactgattattttaaaacatcaatctTTTTAAGGTTAAATCTTtagcaatgataataatatcTCCTTTCATACTTTGTAGGTTTTTAAGACCTTTGCAAAGTTTACGAAAGTCGAATTTTATAGATTTCAGCTCAGAAATTGCTTTCAAACGCAGTAGCTCTACAAAAATATGACTAGTTTAATATcctacaaatattaaatattcgAAATATTCGAAATATTCTACACTtttgcaacaacaacaatgtattgTGGCTCTTGGTGATTGCTTCTAAGAAAGTTACTAGAAGCCAGGAAGTGGACTTAAGTCACTACTTCTTGAATATCTGtttcatttgcaaacaaatcACCAAGAAGCCAGACGACATTCAATCCTTCGTAAAATATGTTCAACCTGTTAACACACCAAAACATGTTTCAACAGATTGTACCAAAAACTTAACAAGATCGCTAAAGAGCGAACATCAACGCTCATATGTTCTTTCTAGTCAATATTGGGGGGGGGGATCGGTCTCTTGTATTTCTTTCATTAGTAAGAAGGTATGTTGTACTCTGTTCTGGCCCATAAGGCATATAATACAAAATCGCAAACATAGTTTGAAAGCACACAGATGTACCTTTATAAAGTCTCTTGAACCCTAGTATTTAGATTCATGCACTACTATAGTCTGCTTCTTTGCTAGAAGTTTGTTCAAGTGgtcaaaatgaaacattaaggGCTGTCCAAGACATATAACAGAAGCATATGATAACCAAATATGAGAGTGGAACTATTTACAACATTTAAGCCGCTGTTTCCAAACATCGGATTAGAACAAATCGGATTGTTCTGGTAAACAAAAACGTTTCTTGATTAGACATCATTAATAATATTCCTTTGGGCAGAAGAAATCCCAATGTTGTCTATGCGCAGACATCGTTAGTTTCCTTAGATTGTTGTTCACGACATGCTATATATCACGACTGAATATACGAAGAAAGCCAATCACATATAACATTAGAGGGAAATGGCTAACTTGTAAGGTCAGGGCAccgtttcaataagatatcttcGTCGTAAACCGTTCGCTTTTTCTTAGAAGTGCTCGGGTTCAACCGTAAAGTTACGGGCAGAATCTATGCGTTAAGTGTCCTTACAATGTTTGAATTTGCAACGAAGTTTACGCCAAACACGAAGTTACGACTAAAAATCTTGATTGAAGCGGGCCCTAATTTATAATGCATTGTCTATGGTTTTCCCagtactgttttaaaatattatgtttaggGGTTTACAGCATTGTTCTAAACAAGTCTTCCTTTTGCCAgtacatgtcaaaaacaaaattataaattttgttgaaaaggTTTTTTGTTCGAATTAATTCTGCTGTACTTCAAGTAGCAATGATAGGACTTTTCGAGTAACTTTCAACACGAGAAAGTGTTCTTGCTATGTACTTCTGTGAGTCGGCTATGGCATAATGACGTAATTTGGACATTTAAATAACCATCTTACCATATATGAAAGATGAACCgtatcagaaaataaaacatcgTCACCGGGAGTAAAATTTCCACTGGTTATTTTGAACTCCTAAAACAATCGTATGCTTATTTTTTGAATTCATTACCTTCTTGTATGCTTCCTCATCTAGGCCCCCTCTCTTCTGCAGCTCAGTGAGTATTACGCCGGGGGGCTGCGGGAAAACGTGtgaattaattattatgtacCGTTTTAAAAGTCGTTGCAATTGATATGATACTCTGTATGTTGCATATCGCACTTGTGTTTGCCACCATTGAATAATTGACTCTTTTATAGCCATATTAAGTGACAAGGATAGATACATTGAATAACAAAAGTAATCTCTGTTGGATTGGGCTGTTCATTCACTGAAATAAAAGATGTTGCATTGCCAACGCCCTTAGAATCACTAAACAATGTAAGATTACACCAAATGACCATGATATACAGAACTACAATGTGGACGTAGTCACATTTAATAACAGCAAATgaacatgatataaaaaaaactgcaatgTGGACGTAGTCACTTTTAATGGCACCAAATCATCATGATATAAAGAATTGCAACGTTAACGTAGACATGTTGAATGACGCAGAAtgacaatgatataaaaacCTGCAATATAAACGTAGTCACATTAAATAACACCAAATGACCATGCTATAAATAAACTGCAATGTGAACGTAGTCACATTAAATGGCACCAAATTAGCATTATATAAAACTGCAATGTGGAcgaagttttattaaatgacaCCATATGACCATGACATATTCAACTACAATGTGGACGTAGTCACATGTCACCTTAGATGACATCACATGATCTTGATATAAAGAACTACAATGTGGAcgaagtttcattaaatgacACCATATGACCATGATATAAATACCTTAAATGGGGACGTAGTCACTTTAATTGATACCAAATGGccattaaataaagaatacaatGTGAACGTAGTCACATTAGATGACATTAAATGGCCATTGGAAAAAGAACACAACAGTGGGCGTAGTTAAATTAAATGACTCCAAAAGACTACTAAGGACGTTATAATACTAACTTTACACAGTTCACTCTTACTTGTTTAGGGGCGAGTTATGAAAAAAAGCAAGTTACTATAATACCaagaaaactacagggacaatctcAATAACCTAGCCTAACGACGAATTTGTAAGAGGCACAAGTTTAAATCTTATAGTTATTGAACGAGCAACACACTACCCCACAAATCAACGACCACAAGTTTCATATGGTTTACATTAAACCATGTGTGTAAATAAATGTCAGGGTAATACCCTGAACAAGTCTGAATAAcaggtttatatttgaatgtacCTGCTGTGAACAAAAAAGTTGCACTTGAATATCACACTTAGATAAAACGAATATTTACAATTTGAGAGCACTTACAactcacaaaataaaataaacaacaataaaacagcATGTCTTGATAGTATCTACTATCGAAAAAGACCAAGATGAATAAAAAGCTGTAATCTGATGTAGTAATAATCATACAGTCCTAACGCTACACATCTTGTAATTAGTTTACtggagtattgataatcatactgaCCTTACGgcacacatcttgtaaactgtttacTGGAGTATTGATAACCATACTGACATAACgctacacatcttgtaaactgttaACTGGAGTATTGATAATCAAACTTACCCAACGgcacacatcttgtaaactgtttacAGGAGTATTGATAAACAACTCACCCAACGgcacacatcttgtaaactgtttacTGGAGTATTGATAATCAAACTCACCTTACGgcacacatcttgtaaactgtttacAGGAGTATTGATAATCAAATCACCTTACGgcacacatcttgtaaactgtttacAGGAGTATTGATAATCAAACTCACCTAACGccacacatcttgtaaactgaTTACAGGAGTATTGATAAACACACTGACCCAATTTCTACACATCTTGTAAGCTGTTTACtggagtattgataatcatactgaCCTTACGgcacacatcttgtaaactgtttacTGGAGTATTGATAACCATTCTGACCTTATGttacacatcttgtaaactgtttacTGGAGTATTGCTAATCAACTCACCCGACGgcacacatcttgtaaactgtttacTGGAATTTTGATAATCAAACTCACCTTACGgcacacatcttgtaaactgtttacAGGAGTATTGATAATCAAATCACATTACGgcacacatcttgtaaactgtttacAGGAGTATTGATAATCAAACTCACCTAACGCCACACATCTTGTTAACTGATTACAGGAGTATTGATAAACGTACTGACCCAATTTCTGCACATCTTGTAAGCTGTTTACTGGAGTATTGATAAACATACTGACCTAACgctacacatcttgtaaactgtttacTGGAGTATTGATAATCAAACTTACCCAACGgcacacatcttgtaaactgtttacaggagtattgataatcatactgacctaacgTTACACATATTTTGAACTGTGTACTGGACTTTTGataatcatactgacctaacgTTACACATCTTTTGAACTGTGTACtggagtattgataatcatattCACCTAACGCCACACATCTTGTAACgctacacatcttgtaaactgtttactggagtattgataatcatattCACCTAACGCCACACATCTTGTAAGCTGTTTACtggagtattgataatcatactgacataacgctacacatcttgtaaactgtttactggagcattgataatcatactgacctaacgcCACACATTGTGTAAACTATTTACTGAagtattgataatcatactgacctaacactacacatcttgtaaactgtttacTGGAGTATTATTAACCATACTGACCTAACACTTCACATCTTGTAAGCTGTTTACCGGAGTATTGATTActacacatcttgtaaactgaTTACAGGGTTATTGATAACTATACACACCTATACACACGCTACAAATCTTATAACCTATTTACCGTGGTATTGATAATCATACTCACCTTACGCCATACATCTTGTTAATTGTTTACCggagtattgataatcatactCACCTTACACTAGTGTtcgaaaatcggactccatttgctatcgataatcgaatcgaatcggaccaagcatttcgatttagtATCGGACaaaaatcgaaagttcataatatcagtagggaatacattatttatacatagtatcacgAGCATTTAAGTGGTTAAACCTGGATTCAGTACTTGTGACGCTATAgacatgctttttgcaacagaaagtaaatttccataaccaTTTTCTGTCTTTTAACAACTAAACGAAGAAAAACattacaacacaacacatacttaataattgcacattaactgcaaaatgatgcacactgGAACATGtaagttatattaatattttatccatgtaaatgCATATTAAATTTTAGTGAACTGAAGTGAAgtgttaaatttaacatttcattagaacatcttaatttcataaaactttcaaaaacaaaataatttagttaATTAAAAGCAAAATGCATCGAGCTTGGATCCCCGTTATTCCCACGaaagaccggacccactacatCATCGAGATAGGTTATTGaagaatgttttatgaaatatacacaATTAAGATTAATTTGGGGAGAGgttgtaagtttttaagcaaaagtgttgacattcaccgcatttgtgtaagagagtgactTCCCTTGTTTAAATGAACTCAACGAAAATTTACCTGaaagaaaatttacatttcgacttttaccacaaaacaaaaaaaaaacgtagaTACCGGGAGTAACATGAGCGACATCTATTTTgaacaaccactatcgattgtcgccgacatagcattgtcagcgacgatttatcgattgtactcgataatcgtttcattaCTTCCTAACACCATACATCAACTGTTTACCaaagaattgataatcatactgACAAAACGCTAtacatcttgtaaactgttaACTGGAGTATTATTAACCATACTGACCTAAAgctacacatcttgtaaacttgtaCTGGGGTATTGATAATCATATTCACCTAACGgtacacatcttgtaaactgtttactggagtattgataatcatattCACCTAACGgtacacatcttgtaaactgtttactggagtattgataatcatactgacctaacaatgcacatcttgtaaactgtttactgaagtattgataatcatactgacctaacAATACATatcttgtaaactgtttacTGGAGTATTGATAATCGTACTCACCTAACGGTACACATCTTGAAAACTGATTACtggagtattgataatcatattCACCTAACGCTACACATTTGTAAACTGTTTACtggagtattgataatcatactgacctaacaatacacatcttgtaaactgttaactggagtattgataatcatattCACCTAACGGTACACATCTTGAAAACTGATTACtggagtattgataatcatattCACCTAACGCTACACATATGTAAACTGTTTCCTGGAGTATTAATAATCATACTCACCTAACgctacacatcttgtaaactgtttactgcagtattgataatcatactgacctaacgctACACATCTTGTAATCTGTGTAATGGAGTATTGCTAAACGTACTGACCTAACgctacacatcttgtaaactgtttactggagtatttataatcatactgacctaacgctACATATCTTGTAGTGTACTGGAGTATTGATAAACGTACTGACCTAACgctacacatcttgtaaactgtttacTGGAGTATTGATAAACGTACTGACCTAACGCTTTACATCTTGTTAACTGTGTACTGGAGTATTTACCAGACTCACCCAACACTACACATCTTGTAAAATGGTCAACTGCACTTTTTGACATGCAGTATGCAAGGACATTTGGAAACTGAAGAGAAAACATAACCTTTCAAATATGTATCTAAACAATAACCTGAGGACACTTTATTTCGCAACAACCTTTAACTTCAATATCTGCATTTCGActcaatgttttatattcaacaatattttataaaaaaaagttgtttggCTTACTTTTTGGCATGCACAATTTCAATCATATGTCATCgaacaaaattgtatttcaaaagcCCAATAAAACTAAACGACATTTCGTTGTCATGTGAGCTGCttattttgatacaaaaaaaaacagactcTGAGAACCCCTGTTGATTAAACAATTCGCCTAAGAAATGCAAACCATATTTTGATTTGTTCTTCTTTATTCCACCAGAAACTGTAGCTATGACCTTTGGAATGTTGCAATGACCTTACGTTTCTTATCAAGTAGGCATGTGGATGTTTTTAATTCTCAATTCTAATTCTCAATTGAAATGCAGTAATAGTATTCCAGTGTAGTTTTTCCACATCACTTACGCGGTTATGGTGTTCTACGTTTGTTATTTCCTTTTCGCAATAAATTACAGCgaggataattgttttgaaatcatacatattgaaaatatcTCGGAGACTGTATTGGGCTGTCATTTGGGCCTAGAGGGGTCTCAATTTGGCATGAAGTGGTTTCAAATTTTCTTGATGATCCGCTGTGAACGTATTGAGATATTACGAAGTATTTTGTCAGGAATCACTCGCGGCTGTTACAGAATTAGTAGGAAGACGCTGTTGTTGACGTCGACTGATGATTTTCTTCATTAGTTGTTATAGAATCCTGTTGAAGTTAATGACAATGTAATGAGTTTTGATGTCAATGTTAATAGCCGTTCCTCGTAAATACGCTGACActtgacatttgtattaataatattcgTTTTTCTCAGATTTCTGATCAGATTTTCGAAATATTGCAAGAAAGTATATCAAACAGGCGTGAAAAAAATTCTACCGGAATTCGTATTTCCCTGATTTAAATAACTTATGTTTGTTGACATTGCCGGAGAAGACATTTGAATCGGTAATATGTGAGctgtgaaataataataatcataatatcaAATCAATTTGAATAAGGTTATGTCTTCTTATGAATATCTGGATTGTTAACCGTCAGACTGTCGTATTTTGGTAGGATAAGTCAAGAAGATAAACCTCACAGTTAATGGTAACTGCGTAAGTGCATGGAAAAGACTACGCTGGAATGCAACTGTATTAAAATTGAGAATAAAACATAGAGAATCAACATGCCTATTTGATATAACATGTTAGTTTTTTGCAATATTACAAAAGTCATGGCTACAGTTTCTGATggaataaaaaagaacaaataaaaatatagtttacattgtatGAGCTAGTTGTTTAACAAACAGAGCCAGAATCTGGTATTGTGTTTGACTTTTTGGTGTCTTATTGAGCAGGTTCCAAAATGATGTTTAGTTGATGTTTTTTGGCTTTCGACTAATACATTTTTTCGATGACAAATACTTGTAATGTTGTATGCCAAAAAGTTCCGCCAGCTGAAAATATtgcactgtttttttttcagtttcaaaatgtACTTGCATACTGCATTTCAAAGTTACAATATGTGTAGCGCTTGGTCAGTATCAATACTCAAGTAACAGCTTACAAAATGTGTGGCGTAAGGtcagtatgattatcaatactccaTTAAACAGCTTACAGAATGCGTAGCGTTAGGTGAGTATGATTATCAATAGTCCAGTTAACAGCTTACAAGATGTGTGCCTTTTGGtcagtatgattatcaatactccaGTAAACAGCTTACAAGATGTGTGCCGTTTGGTCAGTACGATTATCAATACTCCAGTAAACAGCTAACAAGATGCGTAGCGTTTGGtcagtatgattatcaatactccaGTAAACAGCTTACAAGATGCGTAGCGTTTGGtcagtatgattatcaatactccaGTAACAGCTTACAAGATGGGTAGCGTTTGGTCAGTATGATTATAAATACTCCAGTAAACAGCTTACAAGATGCGTAGCGTTTGAtcagtatgattatcaatactccaGTAAACAGCTTACAAGATGCGTagcgttaggtcagtatgattatcaatactccaGTAAACAGCTTACAAGACGCGTAGCGTTTGGtcagtatgattatcaatactccaGTAAACAGCTTACAAGATGCGTAGCGTTTGGtcagtatgattatcaatactccaGTAACAGCTTACAAGAAGCGAAGCGTTAGGTGagtatgattatcaatactcAAGTTAACAGCTTA
The DNA window shown above is from Mya arenaria isolate MELC-2E11 chromosome 6, ASM2691426v1 and carries:
- the LOC128238062 gene encoding uncharacterized oxidoreductase YxbG-like, producing the protein MMRVRANGGPPESSSLLQLSNGNDGEKEKRVNVLPPGVILTELQKRGGLDEEAYKKFLERSKETHALGRPGQPEEVASVIAFLASDAASFITGETVSVDGGRQAMCPKE